In a single window of the Veillonella sp. genome:
- a CDS encoding cyclodeaminase/cyclohydrolase family protein, protein MKLVEQKVSDFVAATASKEPTPGGGAIAALTAATGAALAEMVANLTFGKKGYEEVQSEMKDLQGKAEAIRNRMLELSQADANVFNIFMNALGLPKNTDEEKATRSAAIQQAYKDAAMVPFEIGELAYQIFDLADLASRKGNQNLITDGIIAAINARAAVKAAFLNVRINLSGIKDEAFVTDITAKMNAIEKDLDAKESAIIGLYV, encoded by the coding sequence ATGAAATTAGTAGAACAAAAAGTGAGTGACTTTGTAGCCGCTACTGCATCTAAAGAGCCGACACCTGGTGGTGGTGCCATTGCGGCTTTAACAGCTGCAACGGGCGCTGCATTAGCTGAAATGGTGGCAAACTTAACCTTTGGTAAAAAAGGGTATGAAGAGGTTCAATCTGAAATGAAAGACCTTCAAGGTAAAGCAGAAGCCATTCGTAATCGCATGCTTGAGTTGTCTCAAGCTGATGCGAATGTATTTAATATCTTTATGAATGCATTAGGTTTGCCAAAGAATACTGATGAAGAAAAGGCTACACGCAGTGCAGCTATTCAGCAAGCTTATAAAGATGCGGCTATGGTGCCCTTTGAAATCGGTGAGTTAGCATATCAGATCTTTGATTTAGCGGATTTGGCATCTCGCAAGGGCAATCAAAACCTCATTACCGATGGTATTATTGCTGCTATTAATGCCCGTGCTGCCGTAAAGGCGGCATTCTTAAATGTACGTATCAATTTATCTGGGATTAAAGATGAAGCCTTTGTAACTGATATAACTGCAAAAATGAATGCTATTGAAAAAGATCTTGATGCTAAAGAGTCGGCTATTATAGGCTTATATGTATAA
- the moaA gene encoding GTP 3',8-cyclase MoaA: MKDAWGRTIEYVRLSLTDACNFCCPYCRPAEITPQSQTQLLSVDEWMTILGAFHRIGVKAVRLTGGEPLLYPHIEELLTRIKDTGWFEDISMTTNGSLLASRVQRLKKLGLNRVNISLDSLESDAFATCVGKEGQLDSVLDGIRSAISANFKSVKINTVLSRHWSDEEVKSLLQYVEKWPVVWRFIEYMPFQGDAFHGPTFDEWRSQLERVSGGPLTEVHSVYGFGPATYLALPSGKAVGFIFSMSHSYCDTCNRVRLTSDGQMRLCLLRDDEADLVSLVRNGATEKDLALHIERALQRKQERHDGVGMEQPERPMWRIGG, translated from the coding sequence ATGAAAGACGCATGGGGCCGTACAATTGAATATGTACGTCTGTCATTGACAGATGCGTGTAATTTTTGTTGTCCCTATTGCCGACCTGCTGAAATTACACCTCAAAGTCAAACACAATTATTATCAGTTGATGAATGGATGACTATTTTAGGTGCCTTCCATCGTATCGGCGTGAAAGCAGTGCGCTTAACTGGTGGCGAGCCATTGTTGTATCCACATATCGAAGAGCTTTTAACCCGTATTAAGGATACTGGTTGGTTTGAAGATATATCTATGACTACGAATGGTAGCTTACTCGCATCTCGAGTACAACGATTGAAAAAACTTGGATTGAACCGAGTGAATATTAGTCTTGATTCTCTTGAAAGTGATGCCTTTGCTACTTGTGTAGGCAAAGAAGGTCAGCTGGATTCTGTGCTCGATGGTATTCGCAGTGCTATTAGTGCAAACTTTAAATCCGTAAAGATTAATACTGTATTATCTCGTCATTGGTCTGATGAAGAAGTCAAATCTTTGTTACAGTATGTAGAAAAATGGCCTGTTGTATGGCGATTTATAGAATACATGCCATTCCAAGGTGATGCATTCCATGGACCGACCTTTGATGAGTGGCGATCTCAATTGGAACGTGTAAGTGGAGGGCCTCTTACAGAGGTTCATTCTGTGTATGGTTTTGGTCCTGCTACGTATTTAGCGTTGCCAAGTGGAAAGGCTGTAGGTTTCATCTTTTCTATGTCTCATAGCTACTGTGATACATGTAACCGTGTACGTCTTACATCAGATGGACAAATGCGTTTATGCTTGTTACGTGATGATGAGGCTGATCTTGTATCTCTTGTGCGCAATGGTGCAACCGAGAAAGATTTAGCTCTGCATATTGAACGTGCGTTGCAACGAAAGCAAGAACGTCATGATGGCGTAGGTATGGAACAACCAGAACGTCCTATGTGGCGCATCGGAGGGTAA
- a CDS encoding helix-turn-helix domain-containing protein, protein MKLDDVMTTQEAAERWNVTADALKQNCRGRVKNGFLEGEFRKSGKMWLVTRQGMERLYGEEMDHNI, encoded by the coding sequence ATGAAATTAGATGATGTAATGACAACACAAGAGGCCGCAGAACGATGGAATGTTACGGCTGATGCATTGAAACAGAATTGTAGAGGCCGTGTAAAGAATGGATTTTTAGAAGGTGAGTTTAGAAAGTCTGGGAAAATGTGGCTTGTAACTCGGCAAGGAATGGAACGTCTATACGGTGAAGAAATGGATCACAACATATAA
- a CDS encoding helix-turn-helix domain-containing protein — protein MSDLGNKEIMAQNIQRFMDKRGIDRNKICTDLGFKYTTFTDWVKGNTYPRIDKIEMMANYFGVSKSDLVERYDENKPYYANPEITQFAQALQNSPYANNLITSITDLSEEEMAETLKYIDFLKSKRNS, from the coding sequence ATGAGCGATTTAGGTAACAAGGAAATCATGGCGCAGAATATCCAACGTTTCATGGATAAGCGTGGCATAGATAGAAATAAAATTTGTACCGATTTAGGTTTTAAATATACAACCTTTACTGACTGGGTTAAAGGTAACACATACCCAAGAATTGATAAAATAGAAATGATGGCCAATTACTTTGGTGTATCAAAATCAGATTTGGTAGAGCGTTACGACGAAAACAAGCCCTATTATGCTAATCCAGAGATAACACAATTTGCTCAAGCCCTACAGAACAGTCCATATGCCAATAACCTCATCACCTCTATTACGGATCTGTCAGAAGAGGAAATGGCTGAAACCTTAAAATATATTGATTTTTTAAAGTCAAAGAGAAATTCTTAA
- a CDS encoding nucleobase:cation symporter-2 family protein, protein MTDQKQMNTVDSMLPIPQLFAFGLQHVLAMYAGAVAVPIIVAQAMHLPVEDLIRLITADLFTCGVATLIQTLGFGNIGGRIPMIQGVTFASVGPMAMIGAQHGMTAIYGAIIIAGLFTFLIAPFFSRLIRLFPPVVTGTIITIIGINLMPVAINWMGGGVGNPQFGSFTNIGLGFLTFLIVVFVYKFAKGFFSNLSVLIGLIAGTAIAFAMGVTNFDEVGRSSWIAVIEPFYFGLPTFDWASVLSMIIVMLVVMVETTGDSIAIGEIVDKPIGRKELASIIRADGVSTVIGGILNSFPYTAFAQNVGLIAVTGVKSRFVVAASGVILILLGLFPKLAAIVASIPNAVLGGAGIAMFGMIVASGIRSLGKVSFEGNHNLMLVAISIGVAMIPIAAPNFYANFPAWAQIILKSGITFGSIMAILLNLLLNGVNRGDEIKEMGRR, encoded by the coding sequence ATGACAGATCAAAAACAAATGAATACGGTCGATAGTATGTTGCCAATACCACAGCTCTTTGCCTTTGGTTTACAGCACGTATTGGCCATGTATGCAGGCGCCGTTGCAGTACCTATTATCGTGGCGCAGGCCATGCATTTACCTGTGGAAGATTTGATTCGCTTAATTACAGCGGACTTATTTACTTGCGGTGTTGCCACATTAATCCAGACGTTAGGTTTTGGTAACATTGGTGGACGTATTCCAATGATCCAAGGGGTTACCTTTGCATCTGTAGGCCCTATGGCGATGATTGGTGCCCAGCATGGTATGACTGCTATTTATGGCGCTATTATCATAGCCGGGTTATTTACATTTTTGATAGCGCCATTCTTTAGTCGTCTTATTCGACTATTCCCTCCGGTAGTTACAGGTACAATTATTACCATTATCGGTATTAACTTGATGCCAGTTGCTATTAATTGGATGGGCGGTGGTGTAGGGAATCCACAATTTGGTAGTTTTACTAATATTGGACTCGGGTTCCTTACATTCTTAATCGTCGTATTTGTTTACAAATTTGCAAAAGGTTTCTTCAGTAATCTTTCTGTACTAATCGGTTTGATTGCAGGGACAGCTATTGCTTTTGCCATGGGCGTCACCAACTTTGATGAAGTTGGTCGTTCCAGCTGGATTGCAGTTATTGAACCTTTCTATTTCGGTTTACCAACCTTTGATTGGGCTTCTGTGCTTTCCATGATTATCGTAATGCTTGTTGTTATGGTTGAAACCACAGGTGACAGTATTGCGATTGGTGAAATTGTAGATAAGCCAATTGGACGTAAGGAATTGGCATCTATCATTCGTGCTGATGGTGTATCTACTGTTATCGGTGGTATTCTTAATAGCTTCCCATATACAGCATTTGCTCAAAACGTGGGCCTTATTGCTGTAACGGGTGTTAAGAGCCGCTTTGTAGTTGCTGCCTCTGGTGTGATTTTGATTTTGTTGGGATTATTCCCTAAATTAGCGGCCATCGTAGCTAGTATTCCAAATGCCGTATTAGGTGGTGCTGGTATTGCCATGTTTGGTATGATTGTTGCTAGTGGTATTCGTTCTTTAGGCAAGGTTAGCTTTGAAGGTAATCATAATTTAATGCTTGTAGCAATTAGTATTGGTGTGGCTATGATCCCTATTGCAGCGCCAAACTTTTATGCTAATTTCCCTGCTTGGGCACAAATTATTTTAAAATCTGGTATTACCTTTGGTAGTATTATGGCAATTTTGCTGAATTTACTACTTAATGGTGTTAATCGTGGTGATGAAATTAAAGAAATGGGTCGCCGATAA
- a CDS encoding MOSC domain-containing protein: MADGKIIAISISEKKGQKKHNIESANLIVDHGMEGDAHAGNWHRQISLLGIASIDHMRAQGADVKPGDFAENITVEGMVLYELAVGTQLQVGSDVILEITQIGKECHHGCEIMKQVGSCIMPTQGIFGKVLKNGTIHVGDEVSIIK; the protein is encoded by the coding sequence ATGGCAGACGGAAAAATTATTGCTATCTCTATTAGTGAGAAAAAAGGGCAAAAGAAACATAATATTGAATCCGCTAATCTTATCGTAGATCACGGTATGGAAGGTGATGCGCACGCAGGTAACTGGCATCGTCAAATCAGCTTACTTGGCATTGCAAGTATAGACCATATGCGCGCTCAAGGTGCGGATGTTAAACCTGGTGATTTTGCAGAAAATATTACTGTTGAAGGTATGGTGCTTTACGAATTAGCAGTAGGTACACAATTACAAGTTGGCAGTGATGTAATTCTTGAAATCACTCAAATTGGTAAGGAATGTCATCATGGTTGTGAAATCATGAAACAAGTAGGATCTTGTATCATGCCTACACAAGGAATCTTTGGTAAAGTCCTTAAAAATGGTACGATTCACGTAGGTGATGAAGTATCTATTATTAAATAG
- a CDS encoding helix-turn-helix transcriptional regulator — translation MKVTLKMLRVSRDWSQERAAKEVGVSVATWRNWERKKSYPDVIAIANIEKVFNVSYDDIIFL, via the coding sequence ATGAAAGTAACCTTAAAAATGTTGAGAGTATCTAGAGATTGGTCTCAAGAACGAGCTGCAAAAGAGGTTGGAGTATCGGTTGCTACATGGCGAAACTGGGAGCGAAAGAAGTCCTACCCTGATGTTATAGCTATCGCTAATATTGAAAAAGTATTTAATGTATCCTACGATGATATTATTTTTTTATAG